The Linepithema humile isolate Giens D197 chromosome 2, Lhum_UNIL_v1.0, whole genome shotgun sequence genome has a segment encoding these proteins:
- the LOC105671166 gene encoding odorant receptor 43a-like, whose product MTGVIINMVAEDWINSKSEQDRNMIIKRAQIPRFGLLMRVTTNITDPGRPMLMQTYYIYDITKTPQYELTFIVQAVYIMLAMMSYTGVDNFHGLLVFHICGQLDILKNCLRHLDTYINSQDMLKSCIAKHIRILRLISIRHIAISLFDDGNDLSITHLVFFLSNILNIFAHMCLYCALGEILIAQCNGIYSAAYNNEWFLVDPKIAKDLLLLIRGTKPVYLTAGKIFPMTMATFCGLVKTSAGYISVLHTTRS is encoded by the exons ATGACAGGTGTCATCATAAATATGGTCGCGGAAGATTGGATAAATTCGAAAAGTGAACAAGATCGAAACATGATAATCAAAAGGGCACAAATTCcac GGTTTGGATTATTAATGAGAGTGACAACCAACATTACAGACCCAGGTCGACCAATGCTAATGCAAacctattatatttatgatataacaaAAACGCCGCAATACGAGTTGACATTTATCGTTCAAGCCGTTTACATTATGCTCGCTATGATGTCGTATACTGGAGTAGATAATTTTCATGGACTACTAGTGTTTCATATATGCGGCCAATTGGacattcttaaaaattgtttgagacatttagatacatatataaattctcaAGATATGCTGAAGAGCTGCATAGCAAAACATATACGTATACTCAGGTTGATATCAATACGACATat agcCATTAGT CTATTCGACGACGGAAATGATCTGTCGATTACtcatttagtattttttttatctaacatTCTCAATATCTTTGCGCATATGTGCTTATATTGCGCTCTAGGCGAGATTTTGATAGCCCAA tgTAATGGGATATATTCTGCGGCGTATAATAATGAATGGTTCTTAGTAGAtccaaaaattgcaaaagacTTGTTGCTTCTGATAAGAGGCACTAAACCGGTCTATCTAACCgctggaaaaatatttcccaTGACAATGGCTACTTTTTGTGGT cTAGTAAAAACATCAGCCGGTTACATATCCGTTCTGCATACAACGAGAAgttaa